In Streptomyces sp. NBC_01707, a genomic segment contains:
- a CDS encoding DUF2252 domain-containing protein, whose product MSEAQTGAAQRGEQILEVFDTAFGQLLAADPAAFRVKFRKMAGSAFAFYRGTACLFYNDLERERHGGPYLDDRTGRVWIHGDLHAENFGTYMDANGRLIFNVNDFDEAYVGPFTWDLKRFAASVALIGYAKALGDDQITELVRVYAAAYRERIHALATGAKNDEVPPFTLDTAEGPLLGALRDARSLTRFSLLDSMTEIRDFERRFAAGGGAIDLDAATRYKVLAAFDGYLETLPESSLTRPDSYRVKDVVGRRGIGIGSAGLPSYNILLEGNSDALENDVVIYIKQAQTPAVSRHITDAAVRDYFQHEGHRTVISQRALQAHADPWLGWTELDGSGQLVAEVSPYAVDLDWSDIDEPEEIAAVVADLGRATATMHSAADDESGHSLVPFSTERAIDAAIAADEEGFAGLLVDFAHSYGARARADHQIFVDLFRNGRIPGL is encoded by the coding sequence ATGTCGGAAGCGCAGACCGGCGCAGCGCAGCGCGGGGAGCAGATTCTCGAGGTTTTCGACACCGCTTTCGGCCAGCTCCTGGCCGCGGACCCGGCAGCCTTCCGGGTCAAGTTCCGCAAGATGGCAGGCTCGGCGTTCGCCTTCTACCGGGGCACGGCGTGCCTGTTCTACAACGACCTGGAGCGGGAGCGGCACGGCGGCCCGTACCTGGACGACCGGACCGGCCGGGTGTGGATCCACGGCGATCTGCACGCGGAGAACTTCGGCACCTACATGGATGCCAACGGCCGGCTGATCTTCAATGTGAACGACTTCGACGAGGCGTACGTCGGCCCGTTCACCTGGGACCTGAAGCGGTTCGCCGCCTCGGTCGCCCTGATCGGGTACGCGAAGGCGCTGGGCGACGACCAGATCACTGAACTCGTCCGGGTCTACGCGGCGGCCTACCGCGAGCGGATCCACGCGCTCGCGACGGGCGCGAAGAACGACGAGGTGCCCCCCTTCACGCTGGACACCGCCGAGGGCCCGCTGCTGGGCGCGCTGCGCGACGCCCGCTCGCTGACCCGGTTCTCGCTGCTCGACTCGATGACGGAGATCCGGGACTTCGAGCGCCGGTTCGCGGCGGGCGGCGGCGCGATCGATCTGGACGCGGCGACGCGCTACAAGGTGCTGGCCGCGTTCGACGGCTATCTGGAGACACTGCCCGAGTCGAGCCTGACCCGCCCCGACTCGTACCGGGTGAAGGACGTCGTCGGCCGTCGCGGCATCGGCATCGGCTCGGCCGGCCTGCCCTCGTACAACATCCTTCTGGAGGGCAACAGCGACGCCCTGGAGAACGATGTGGTGATCTACATCAAGCAGGCGCAGACCCCGGCGGTCTCCCGGCACATCACCGACGCGGCCGTGCGCGACTACTTCCAGCACGAGGGGCACCGCACGGTCATCTCGCAGCGTGCCCTGCAGGCCCACGCCGACCCGTGGCTCGGCTGGACCGAGCTGGACGGCTCCGGGCAGCTGGTCGCCGAGGTGTCGCCGTACGCCGTCGATCTGGACTGGTCCGACATCGACGAGCCGGAGGAGATCGCGGCGGTCGTCGCCGACCTCGGCCGGGCGACGGCGACCATGCACTCGGCGGCGGACGACGAGAGCGGCCACTCGCTGGTGCCGTTCTCCACCGAGCGGGCCATCGACGCGGCGATCGCGGCGGACGAGGAGGGCTTCGCCGGGCTGCTGGTGGACTTCGCGCACAGCTACGGGGCCCGGGCACGCGCCGACCACCAGATCTTCGTGGACCTCTTCCGCAACGGCCGCATCCCGGGGCTGTGA